One window of Pyxicephalus adspersus chromosome 4, UCB_Pads_2.0, whole genome shotgun sequence genomic DNA carries:
- the LOC140329878 gene encoding protocadherin beta-9-like gives MFLHPAEFSTALSINNFNGVISLIRELDREAASLITVYMKATQQNNHLKSADSVLLITVLDENDNPPQFSQAVYETSVPENLPPGSEVLLLTVSDKDEGALSNGYFVTNDTMFKVDKKGVMYLFHGEVDRELTPQLFIKVWVFDAEPAGLNSSALVIITVTDINDNNPEFQNQPLFFTVPERYYSTPLLLGEVNVTDQDSGSNGQTTVTSEKIDNFIVMQNGSILVYGLLDREAKDKYVILLIASDNGMPPRQVMDEEFIFKHYQMSYTDKRLLTLYNVRCVFRVEGSY, from the exons ATGTTCC TTCACCCTGCTGAGTTCAGCACTGCTCTTTCCATTAACAATTTCAATGGAGTGATTTCACTTATCAGGGAGCTGGACAGAGAGGCTGCATCCCTCATCACTGTGTACATGaag GCTACTCAGCAAAACAATCATCTAAAAAGTGCAGATTCTGTGCTCCTAATCACTGTTTTGGATGAAAATGACAATCCCCCTCAGTTCTCACAGGCTGTCTATGAAACCTCAGTACCTGAAAACTTACCTCCTGGATCAGAGGTGTTGCTGCTTACAGTGAGTGACAAAGATGAG GGAGCACTGTCTAATGGTTATTTTGTAACCAATGACACTATGTTCAAAGTAGACAAAAAGGGAGTGATGTATTTGTTTCATGGTGAAGTGGATCGAGAGTTAACACCTCAACTCTTTATCAAG gTTTGGGTGTTTGATGCAGAGCCAGCTGGGCTGAATTCCAGTGCGTTGGTTATTATTACTGTAACTGACATTAATGATAATAATCCAGAGTTTCAGAACCAGCCTCTGTTTTTCACAGTCCCAGAGAGGTATTATAGCACACCACTCCTACTAGGTGAAGTGAATGTTACTGACCAGGATTCTGGATCAAATGGACAAACTACAGTCACCTCTGAAAAAATAGACAATTTCATTGTAATGCAA AATGGGAGTATTCTTGTTTATGGATTGCTGGACAGAGAAGCCAAGGACAAATATGTAATCCTGTTAATAGCGTCAGATAATGGAATGCCACCAAGACAGGTAATGGATGAGGAGTTTATTTTTAAGCATTATCAAATGAGCTATACTGACAAAAGATTACTTACACTTTACAATGTGCGCTGTGTATTTAGAGTAGAAGGATCTTACTAA